CCTTTTTGCATATTTGACACGGAGCTGTTCATATATCAACTCTTTGAATCGCTCGATGTGCTTATCATCATCGATGCTTCTGACGAAACTCTCAAATGAGTAAATCAGAGCTTCTTCGTGATGAAGATGGGTCAAAAAATCCAACACAGTCTCTCAGTTGGCCATGGGCAGACTTTTTAGGGTTTCGCGATTTAGGGCTTTTTAGAAGGGTCAATGAGTTGGAATATAGGGAAGACACAAAAGAGGGAAACGAGCTTTTATACTTATttcattttgtctttattgaattAGTACTACTATTATATAAAGTGATATGTTAAATTACCCTgaggttttttacttttgcGCAATACTTGTATGTTCTGGGATTAAAGCAATCAGATCCAACAGTTCAGGAACAATGGGAGCATGATGCTTCCAAATCGTCTAGGAGCATCATAGCCGGAGCCGAGTGAACCGGATATAATTTCTTGAAAGCCGTGCACGTGCGTCGTCATGCTACACATGTCGTAACAAGGGAAAAGCGGTGACTCTTgtcaaaaaggtgaaatataaatttgtattcgAGCAAATTTCATTACTCTTCATTGCTTCTCTCTCCTAGAAGAGTGatacttattcacggagccgcTGTAAAGAAGCTCTTTACAGAGCTAAACGATCCTAGCCGTCTGTTTCGGTAttggacgatccggattttAATTAACTCTTccccaaaatttttttattaacatcCGAACGTTCAAAATACAGTTTCGATGCACCTCCATAAAAATTTCTTTCCGGTACCCTTATAAAGGAGTTTTTCTCCTCCTAGAATCCTTTTTCTTCCCATTCTTTCTTGGGAATGAAAGGCAGATAAGCCCAATAGGCCCACACTCATAAATAGCCTCCCCATAAAACCAAGAATTCATTACATGCACAGTCTGTCGGTGGGGGCCAAGTAATGGCTGGTCCTGGTGCATTAGAACACCACCATGACCAACcgcagtggtggtggttgtgacTCGTGTCAGAGGAATCTATTGTGAGACAGTAATGTCATTGAACTATCATTTTACAGTAAAGATACACCTACAACAAAGGCTGTACAACAGTCGTGTATAGATAGtttcataaaaataattgaagccgctcattttgttcaaaatactttgtttagTGTCTCATGTAAAAAATATCtaaatccgatatcgggaaggacatttacgaatcatctaactttgcttcaaaatttaccctaaaatttgaagcaaagttggatgattcgtaaatgcCCTTCccaatatcggattgagataattttttataggggtcctaaataaagtattttgaacaaaataagcgattctgatcatctttgtggaACCTAAGACGGGCGCGAAAACGATCTGTGCACGACGCATGTACAACATTTGCTATACCTGTAGCAGCATTCATCATTTTAACTGAATTCCATTTTTTGGCATCGAATAGATTTTAGACAAGTTCTAATCGCCTCAAACTTGTTCCTTGGTATGATCTTTCCTCTAACCTTGTTCAAACATGTGATGCTAGAAACCTAAGGGCCGCTAGATCGAAAGTTTATCTGATCGTTAATTTGAGGTGAggtttcaaaaataattaaggtgCGCGCAAACTGCCATGAACATccgttaataaaaaaaaatgtgatgctAGTACGGTTGCAAGGCAAATCAAACTGGTAAACTCAGTCCACATCCGGCTCAATATAAGTTCATTCGAAATTACTTAGCTGTAGAtagagttagggttttttctttttggttctgGATTTGGCCCGATAAATGTTTTAGGCTTGGCCTATAGGAGTGAACTTATTCCAATGAGTATTTTATTGGTTGGCTTTTTGCTAATCTCGAATTTGAGTCTTAGATTTTTTGGCACAGAATTGTTCTTACTTAGTTTAGAGATATGATGTGTTCAAGTCCTCTTATTCCTATGCATTCTTTTAAACTTATAATCTGaaaacttatttcggtatttttttacttttcgtaactttttgtttagtttttcgtcgtaattttcaAGATTAATTGTTCGTCTCAACGaaacaaatcgaaaaagtataaaaatatggaccgatgttgaaaaaattcaaataagacggcattttagacaaataaaacaaccgtttgatactttttttcttttttagtgaACTACTTTtgctttcggtcataattttgtacttttagactcctctcgttgagacgaatgattaattccaaaaattacgatgaaaaattaaacaaaaagtaaaaaattccgAAATAAATTTTAGATTATATGTTCACAAGAACGCATAAAGCTATTTAAGATGAACTAGATGTAATATGAACTGATATACAATAACCAAAACCGATTTTTTTAACATGCTTTTTCATAATATCTCCGTTCCACTAACAAaataggctccgttccggaacaaaaaataagtccttattttttaagaatgcaatttcaagctcaaaaattatgggtttattaaaatctaaaaatatgcaatatggatcttgtttggaagatctcgatgagatcttttatacgatgcaaaaaaaattttgaaaaattatttttcatttactttatttttgagtttgaaaatatgaaattaataagctgcttattttttaagaaggtttctggaacagtcgttaagtacttatttttatacCTAATAAGAATCCATGTTCTACTAACTTCTGTTATTTTTTgatcgcttatatcttttaatttatactaatgaatttcataattttgcgaactttgtataatagaaatAATTgtgatctatcaaacaaaatctattttacatattttttgagattcatattgaaagatttAAGCAATCAAAAATAACACAcagaataagtacttatttcttaaGAACCCTTAGTGGAACAAGGTTCTTATTTtctcttccaaaaatccaaaataaatacttatttcttaagtttgtaaatttgaagcaacatttaaaaaaaaaaattttactcgATTCGACTCGTTTACTCTGGGCTTGAAACTCCACGAGCCTAAGCTCGCTTGGGATTGGCTTGCATATTTTACAAGCCAAGTCAAGCTTATCGCGaacacaaaatttcaaactcaaaccaagcttgaacatttagccttaaaaaaatttcaagctcgAGCCAAATTTAAACACATATAACAAAGAGTCGAGCCAAGCCTGAACAACGTTGTGCTTGGcttgtttggcttgattaaCACCCCAGGCTAAAGTTAGTTAACTTGAGGTAGCAGGGCCCATTCGACCTAACTCCTGAGTCACACCGACTTGCAGTTAAGGCATCCATAAATTCCCGTGAAGTCCTAccaaattcattatttttaccGCCTTCATTTACACGAGTAGTTGCTTTTGTGGACCCTCAAGTCTTATAAAAGACTTGCAATTATAAGGTTCAAGTTTCAGTTAATTTCAGGACTATTAGAGGTTTGTTTAGCAATTAGCttcaaaattttggaattagtCGAGCTGCGTGCAAATTAGCTAGCCTGGGTTTCGGAATTAGTCGAGCTACGTGCAAACTGGCCCGAACATTAGGTTATATAAAAAcgtttcatatttttttaaagaagattAAGAAGATAGTGAAGTACCGTACCAGTGTTTATAATCGAAGTGAAAAGAGTAAGGGCATAGTAGTCAATTCAAAAAAGGGATGGGATATATAAGCCACAAGGAGCATTGCAACTTGCAAGTATAGCAACAGTAGGAAGAACCTAAAAGGCCATGAGAAAAATGGCTCCTCCCTTCACTTCTTTCTCTTCCCAAGTTACCCTTATCATCGCCATCACAACGTCCTTGTTCATCCTTTCATCTTCTACTTCCACCACCTCACCACCCCAGCCCCACCCCTTCAAGAAAATATACGCTTTCGGGGACTCAAACACCGACACCGGCAACACAAAAGCGGCCGAAAACCTCCCCTACGGCCGCACATTCTTCCACCACCCCACCAACCGGTTCTCCGACGGGCGGCTGGTGATCGACTTCGTAACGCAGGCACTGTCACTCCCTTTCCTGCCCCCTTACCTCGACCAAAATGCTGATAAATCAATAGGAGTTAACTTTGCAGTGGCTGGATCCACCGCAATAAGCCACAGTTTCTTTGTCAAGAACAATCTCACACTTGATCTTACTCCTCAGTCACTTGAAACCCAACTTGATTGGTTCAACAAGCACTTGGAGGCTCAGGGGTGCAAAGGGGCTGAAACAAGAAGCCAATGTGATGAAGCAATGAACGATGCTTTGTTTTGGGTTGGTGAAATCGGAGCCAATGACTATGCTTATACCATTGGATCCTCTGTGTCAGGCAGCACCATTCAACAGCTTGCAGTTGAGAGTGTCACTGGGTTTCTGCAGGTAATTAATGAAGCATTAGTTTTCTACTCTCTAGctaagttccgctaagatttttgaactttttctcgttttgtttttattcaattttttttttcgttattAGTTTTACGCCTAACTTTTGTTTGTTGGGTTTGttgattggcaaaaaaatatggatatagatcaagaaaatgattttcacaccgACCTTTTCTTGATATCCTGTTTTcattagattaaaaaatatatatcacaCAACAAAGAGTAATGCCTTAAAATAAAGTACAAATTATAAGAAGGAAAATACAAATATCAATTCCCCTAACATAATCATAAACTGTCCTGATTTTTGGTCATGATTCGTGATTGTTATGCTAGGAATTCCTACACTTTACCCCCACATGACTGTTTGCTTATCCATGAAACTTTTGTGGTGCATTCTGGACACTTTTGTGTAGAGGTGGTAATTTTAATCCATTTTTGTGAACCCGTCCAAATCCGGCCACTTATAATCCAACTCAACCCATATTTACATGGGTTTAGGTAGATtgaaaatgggttcaatatgggCTAGAATTAAAAGGACCCAGCTTTCTTTCTATTCCTTGTTTTGGTTTACGAATGATTGTTGCGTGTCGGCTGCGTGTTGTTTGGAACGTGAGAATGCTAGTTATTTGGTATCAAACTTCTTTCTTCTGATTCCTTCAACGTTTTCTTTTACggtaaactatttttttattttaatctgcaaggtaaaagtttttttacactgtattttttataaataccaGCGAACTCTATATAATCGTGGAACAGGATTTTGACACGTGGGTAAAATCAACAAGTAGTGAAGGTATCATCGGTCCTCGCTTGCGGTTTGCAAAACAGAgtgttttttggattatttttggctttattaaataaataaagggaGTAAAACGGGTTGGGTGGGtttggaccatttttttttaattttttgattcttctattttttttgaaaggatgaTTCTTCTATTTGAAtagaaccaataatccacaaaaaaaattgacgcagaacgtacaaataaaaaaattaaaaattggcttATATAGCCGAAAGACCCCACGGAGTTTTGCTCATTTGTGAACATGTTTCAACCCATATCGGGAGAAGACGgtagagaaggaaaagaagggaGGGAGAACGAGGATGGGGGAGAAGAGAAAAGGAGGGGGGGAGAGGGAAAATGGGCCGGGCTGGACGGATTTGGGTttgacttgacccatattcgacctGACTCATTTCAACATGTTTACTATTTGACCCGCCCATATTTGACCCGTTTCAATCCGCTCAGACtcgcccatttgccacctctacttTTGTGTAAAACTTTTGTCGGCCTACAACAGTATTAAATCCAAGAATGATGCCATAACACAACTTCAAACACAATTGTGTCCTGAATTGCTCGATGCACGTGAGTTTGCGTACCTCGATTGGCTCTGAACACAGTTTTATTCGGAGTTGTGTTATAAAGTTGTGTCACACTTTTTGCTAATCTAAGAGCGAAGCTATAATAACAACGTCAAACACAATTGTGTCCTGCGGTTCAATGAATGTGAGCCCGCATACCTCGAATGGCTTTGAAAACAGTTTTGTTTAGAGTTGTGTTATAAAGTTGTGTTACTTTTGGCTAATCCAAAAGGGGA
This DNA window, taken from Rhododendron vialii isolate Sample 1 chromosome 8a, ASM3025357v1, encodes the following:
- the LOC131336425 gene encoding GDSL esterase/lipase At3g48460-like; its protein translation is MRKMAPPFTSFSSQVTLIIAITTSLFILSSSTSTTSPPQPHPFKKIYAFGDSNTDTGNTKAAENLPYGRTFFHHPTNRFSDGRLVIDFVTQALSLPFLPPYLDQNADKSIGVNFAVAGSTAISHSFFVKNNLTLDLTPQSLETQLDWFNKHLEAQGCKGAETRSQCDEAMNDALFWVGEIGANDYAYTIGSSVSGSTIQQLAVESVTGFLQALLTKGAKYIVVQGLPPTGCLTLTLALFGNEDRDNIGCVASANHQSYRHNAVLQSKLHDFRTRFPHSVIVYADYWNSYRTVVKNAGKYGFREPFKACCGSGGGPYNFQVSDWCGSTSSSSCSNPSEYINWDGVHLTEAMYKALSDSFLKGSFCRPPFKYLLGRKNQAGGEY